From one Dermacentor andersoni chromosome 1, qqDerAnde1_hic_scaffold, whole genome shotgun sequence genomic stretch:
- the Hex-A gene encoding hexokinase type 2: MMSEKRKKVEAMTRDLELPNDVLQKVSAKLLDEFNKGLGKETHKSAEVKMFMTYVRDVPNGSESGTFLALDLGGTNFRVLLIDIDGDRFSMQNEIYAIPQEIMLGTGTELFEHIADCLSKFMDKYKVKDKKLPLGFTFSFPCRQEGLTKARLVQWTKGFKCSGVENEDVVQLLREAIKKRRDINIDVMAVVNDTTGTLMSCAHKNKQCRLGLIVGTGTNACYMEKLENVELWDGDKEEPRQVIINTEWGAFGDHGSLEFVRTRYDKEIDSASLNPGKQLFEKMISGMYMGELVRRVLVHLAEENLMFSSKLSEKMKTPYLFKTKYISQIESDPRGVYEEAHSVMVKMDMVGTDEDCESLKLICARVSSRAAHLVSAAVATILNKMKRPHTTVGVDGSVYRFHPRFHALMEAKIAELANPQYKFDLMLSEDGSGRGAALVAAVAVRTKKEKAT; the protein is encoded by the exons GTTGAAGCCatgacccgtgacctcgagctcccCAATGATGTATTGCAAAAAGTTTCGGCCAAGCTTCTTGATGAATTCAACAAAGGCCTCGGAAAAGAAACTCACAAATCGGCTGAAGTCAAAATGTTCATGACCTATGTGAGGGACGTTCCCAACGGATCAG AAAGTGGAACATTCTTAGCCTTGGATTTGGGGGGCACGAACTTCCGAGTTCTGCTCATTGATATCGACGGTGATCGATTCAGCATGCAGAACGAAATTTACGCTATTCCTCAAGAAATCATGCTGGGAACTGGTACTGAG TTGTTTGAACACATAGCCGACTGCCTGTCCAAATTTATGGACAAGTACAAAGTCAAGGACAAGAAGCTTCCCTTGGGCTTTACATTCAGCTTTCCCTGTCGGCAAGAGGGCCTCACGAAAGCCCGACTGGTTCAGTGGACCAAGGGCTTCAAATGCAGTGGTGTTGAGAATGAGGATGTAGTGCAACTGCTGAGGGAAGCAATCAAGAAGCGGAGG gacaTCAATATTGATGTTATGGCAGTTGTGAATGACACAACAGGAACTCTCATGTCATGTGCTCACAAAAACAAGCAATGCAGACTTGGGCTCATTGTTG GAACTGGAACAAATGCATGTTACATGGAGAAACTAGAAAATGTTGAACTTTGGGATGGAGATAAAGAAGAACCTCGACAAGTCATTATCAACACAGAGTGGGGTGCATTTGGTGACCATGGCTCTTTGGAATTTGTGCGAACACGTTATGACAAAGAAATTGATTCGGCTTCACTCAACCCTGGAAAGCAGTT ATTTGAGAAAATGATTTCTGGCATGTACATGGGGGAGCTTGTCCGTCGTGTCTTGGTACACCTTGCGGAGGAAAATTTGATGTTCAGCTCGAAGCTTTCTGAGAAAATGAAGACCCCATATCTCTTCAAGACAAAGTACATTTCTCAGATTGAAAG TGATCCCCGAGGTGTCTATGAAGAAGCCCACAGTGTAATGGTGAAGATGGATATGGTCGGCACGGATGAAGACTGTGAGAGCCTCAAGCTCATCTGTGCCCGTGTGTCATCACGTGCTGCCCACCTGGTGTCTGCGGCTGTGGCCACCATCCTAAACAAGATGAAGCGACCTCACACCACTGTGGGTGTTGATGGCTCAGTGTACCGGTTTCACCCCAGATTCCATGCACTCATGGAGGCAAAAATTGCCGAACTTGCCAATCCTCAGTATAAG TTTGACCTGATGCTTTCTGAAGACGGAAGTGGTCGTGGTGCTGCCCTGGTTGCAGCTGTTGCCGTGCgcacaaagaaagagaaagctaCCTAA